The DNA region TATATTTTAGTTTTTAATGGTATCTTAGTATTTTTAATTATTTTTTCATAACTGTCAAAAATAAAATTTGGATCATATTCTGGGTAGGTATTAAATTCCAACAACATAATGTAATCAATATTACCATCTTGTATAGTTTTATCATAATCATTGCTTCTACCAGTTGTTACTAACTTATAATCCTTAACACTAGGAGCTATAGAAATTATGATATTGGGATTTATTTTTTTCAATTTAGTAGAAAGCTTATCAATGAAATTTGGAGAGGTATATTTTTTAAAGCTATAAACTATTCCATCAATATTATATTTATCAAGAAAAGCAACTATATTTTCAGCTAATTCATTTATTTGCTTATCAGACATTCCTTTTCCCAAAACTACAGGATCACTTTGGCCTTTTTTTATACCAGGGGAAAAGTATTAGGAACCCTCCAACAGCTATTAATACCTCCATATGCATTTTTTTAGCTTGTTTAATCTTATTAACAACAGCATGCTCTAGACTTTTCGATGACCTATTAGAAGAATAAAAGTCTATATTGGTTCCATGAACTTCACCAAATGCCAAAACTATGACATTATAGCCATCTTTTTTCACCTGCTTTATATCTACTCTTTTCATTGAACTTGGAGTACGAATATCTAAAAACCAGCTATTATTTTATCTGGTAAAGAAGTAGTTGAGCTACCTCTTTGTTCATCACCTAAAGAAGCCTGGGAACTTAATTGTTTTGTAGTAGAACCACCTATCTCTTCTGCGAAAAGAAAATTAGCAAATATAAAAAACAAAAATACTATTAAAGAAGTATTTTTCTTAAGTTGCATACTTTAAAACTATAGATATAGTATAAAAATCTATTATATCTTCATATAAATCTTTATACAACATTGCAGTATATTTAGTTATGTTTAAATGTACTCAAAAGAATATTTGTGAAAACTACAGTAACTAGGTAGTTAGTTTTATATTTATTAATCATCTTTTGAATAATATAAACCTTTAGAAGAGTTAAGAGCTTTAAGACGAGCATCAGCCTCTTTCAACCTTTTATCCGCAGCTTCTATGTCCAGTTTAGATGCATCTGGATTTTTAAGAGCTTCTTGTGCTCGAGCCTTTGCTTTTTCCGCTTCTGCTTGATTAAGGTTTTCTGCTCTCTCCATATCATCAACCATAATGGTTACTCGAGTTGGAGTAACCTCAAGAATTCCTCCAGACACATATAAAACATCAGTATGCTCATCTTTTCTGATATTTATAACGCCAGCAGGCATAGTTGACAATAACTCAGTATGTCCATAGGCTATACCCATTTCACCTGCTGAGCCACGAAGACTTACTATATCAGCTTCACCCTTAAAGACTGACCCTAAAGGGCTTACAACATTAACTTGTAGATAATTTTTTATCATATTTTCACCCTACTTATAGAGTTTTGGCTTTCTCGATCGCTTCTTGTATAGAGCCAACCATGTAGAAAGCTTGCTCTGGTAAATGATCATATTCACCATTAACAATAGCTTTAAAGCTAGAAACAGTATCTTTTAATGATACAAACTTACCAGGGTTTCCAGTAAA from Francisella halioticida includes:
- a CDS encoding glycosyl hydrolase family 18 protein; translation: MSDKQINELAENIVAFLDKYNIDGIVYSFKKYTSPNFIDKLSTKLKKINPNIIISIAPSVKDYKLVTTGRSNDYDKTIQDGNIDYIMLLEFNTYPEYDPNFIFDSYEKIIKNTKIPLKTKIYIVEPTTAVAGGVDTIYPSQGDATTSLTTQQAVKLMLP
- a CDS encoding F0F1 ATP synthase subunit epsilon; translated protein: MIKNYLQVNVVSPLGSVFKGEADIVSLRGSAGEMGIAYGHTELLSTMPAGVINIRKDEHTDVLYVSGGILEVTPTRVTIMVDDMERAENLNQAEAEKAKARAQEALKNPDASKLDIEAADKRLKEADARLKALNSSKGLYYSKDD